One genomic region from Apodemus sylvaticus chromosome 1, mApoSyl1.1, whole genome shotgun sequence encodes:
- the LOC127679965 gene encoding olfactory receptor 477-like encodes MEAQNHTTVTEFILLGLTENSTLCIILFMIFLWIYAVTLVGNISIISLIRSCPQLHTPMYLFLSHLAFVDIGFSTSITPIMLTGFLGHTVVLSVTGCEAQFCIAVTFGTAECFLLAAMAYDRYVAICSPLLYSTHMSPKICFLLVGASYVGGCVNSWTFTSCLLSLSFCGPNQIDHFFCDFPAVLKLSCSDVSIIGIIPSISSGTIIVITVFVIADSYTYILITILKMRSTEGRQKAFSTCTSHFTAVTIYYGTITFIYVMPKSNYSTEQNKILSVFYTVVIPMLNPLIYSLRNKDVKEALRKATVRIFP; translated from the coding sequence ATGGAGGCTCAAAACCACACTACTGTGACAGAATTCATTCTTTTGGGGTTAACGGAGAATTCCACACTGTGTATCATCCTATTTATGATATTTCTATGGATATATGCTGTTACTTTAGTGGGCAATATCAGCATCATCAGTTTAATAAGAAGCTGCCCCCAACTCCATACCCCCATGTATCTGTTCCTTAGCCATCTGGCTTTTGTGGACATTGGGTTTTCTACATCAATCACACCTATAATGCTTACAGGCTTCCTTGGTCATACAGTAGTACTCTCTGTGACTGGTTGTGAAGCCCAATTCTGCATTGCAGTGACATTTGGGACAGCTGAGTGCTTCCTCTTAGCTGccatggcctatgatcgctatgtggccatctgctcACCCCTGCTCTATTCAACACATATGTCCCCCAAGATCTGTTTCCTCTTGGTTGGGGCATCCTATGTGGGTGGCTGTGTGAATTCATGGACATTCACTAGTTGTCTGTTAAGTTTGTCCTTCTGTGGACCAAATCAAATTGATCATTTTTTCTGTGACTTCCCTGCTGTGTTGAAACTTTCTTGCTCAGATGTTTCCATTATTGGAATTATTCCTTCTATCTCTTCTGGAACCATTATTGTGATCACAGTGTTTGTCATAGCTGACTCCTATACCTATATCCTCATTACCATCCTGAAGATGCGCTCCACTGAGGGCCGACAGAAGGCCTTCTCCACCTGTACCTCCCACTTCACTGCAGTCACTATCTACTATGGAACCATAACCTTCATTTATGTGATGCCCAAGTCCAACTACTCTACTGAACAGAACAAGATACTGTCTGTATTCTACACAGTGGTGATCCCCATGCTTAACCCCCTCATCTACAGCCTGAGAAACAAAGATGTAAAAGAGGCTTTGAGGAAGGCCACTGTCAGAATATTTCCATAG